The following nucleotide sequence is from Streptomyces sp. NBC_00237.
CGAACCCCCGACCAGGGCGAGACGGAAGCCCGCCTCCTGGAAACGGCGGGCGAGGTCGTCGGCGACGGGTGAGACCCGCAGCAGTTCGCTGACTGCGCGGCGCTGCACCTGGCTCAGGGCGTTGGGGTGGTCTTCGTTGGCGTTCGGCACAACAGAAAAGGGTACGTGGCCCCGCCGGGCGGAGTGTCATCGTTTTTCCGGGCCCTGAGAGACTCTTGCGATCACGTGGCGCAGTCCGCGGCACTTCGGTGCTGCGCGCATCGTTACCATGCGTGGACGCAGCAACCGGGCAACCATCAACGGCAGCCAACGACAAGGGACGGGCGAGCGCGTGGCCGAGGCGGCAGACATTCAGGGGATGAATCCTTCTCCTGCCCGCCGATGGGCCCTGCGCGCGGCATCACTGCTGCTCGGCGTACCTCTGCTGGCGGGGATGACACAACTGCCGCCCGCTCCGGCCGCGTACGCCGCCGAGGACGCCTCAGGGCCACGCACGGTGGATGTGGCCCTGAACTCGTTGACGCCCGGAGCCCCGGCGAAGGGCGACACCCTCACGCTCTCCGGCACCGTCACCAACAAGGGCCGGACCCCCGTCACCGAGGCCCGCGTCGGCCTGCGTGTCGGCGCCAGGCTCACCGGCCGCACGCAGCTCGACACCGCGGCGGAACGCACCGGGTACTTCGAGGGCACCGAGCTGGAGCAGCTGAAGACGTACGTCGTCAAGATCCCCCAGCTGCTCCCCGGGATCAGTACGGACTTCAGCCTGGCCGTCCCCGTCGACAAGCTGGACCTCGACGACCCCGGCGTGTACCAGCTCGGGGTGACGCTCTCCGGGAAGACCAAGGCGAGCGGCATCGAGCAGGTACTGGGCGTCGAGCGCACCTTCCTCCCCTGGCAGAGCAGCCCGGTGAAGAAGAAGACGCAGCTCACCTACCTGTGGCCGCTGATCTCCACGACCCGGCTGTCCGCCGAGACAGGCTCCGACGAACAGCAGACACCGGTCTTCGAGAACGACGACCTCGCCAAGGAGCTCGCCCCGGGCGGGCGGCTGGAGCAGCTCGTCTCGCTCGGCGACGAACTGCCCGTGACGTGGGTGGTCGACCCCGACCTGCTCGCCACCGTGGAAGCGATGGTGAAGGGCTACACGGTCAAGGACAGGGCGACCGGCACCAAGGTCCCCGGCAAGAACCAGGCCGTCGCCAAGAACTGGCTGAACTCGGTGGAGAAGGCGGTGAAGGACCAGAAGGTCGTCTCGCTGCCCTTCGCCGACCCCGATCTGGCTTCCCTCGCCCACCGCGGCAAGAAGGTCCCCGGCTCCCTCAACCAGCTCCAGCGGGCCACGGAGGCCGCTCCGGGCACCGTGGAGTCGATTCTCCACGTGAAGCCCTCCACCGACTTCGCCTGGCCGGTGAACGGTGCCATCGACCCGGCGATCGTGAACGCCGCCACCTCCGCGGGCGCCCACAACGTGATCGCCCGCAGCGACAGCCTCGCCGAGATCGGCGGCCTTCCCTACACACCGACCGCCGCCCGGCCGATCGGCGCGGGTCGCACCGCCGTGGTCGCCGACGCCCGGCTCTCCACCGCCTTCCAGGGCGACATGTCCAAGGCGGAGAACTCGACGCTCGC
It contains:
- a CDS encoding DUF6049 family protein, which produces MAEAADIQGMNPSPARRWALRAASLLLGVPLLAGMTQLPPAPAAYAAEDASGPRTVDVALNSLTPGAPAKGDTLTLSGTVTNKGRTPVTEARVGLRVGARLTGRTQLDTAAERTGYFEGTELEQLKTYVVKIPQLLPGISTDFSLAVPVDKLDLDDPGVYQLGVTLSGKTKASGIEQVLGVERTFLPWQSSPVKKKTQLTYLWPLISTTRLSAETGSDEQQTPVFENDDLAKELAPGGRLEQLVSLGDELPVTWVVDPDLLATVEAMVKGYTVKDRATGTKVPGKNQAVAKNWLNSVEKAVKDQKVVSLPFADPDLASLAHRGKKVPGSLNQLQRATEAAPGTVESILHVKPSTDFAWPVNGAIDPAIVNAATSAGAHNVIARSDSLAEIGGLPYTPTAARPIGAGRTAVVADARLSTAFQGDMSKAENSTLAVQQFLAHTLALTLQDEDKQRSIVVAPQRMPSVTQVQSMATALRALAAGRWTQPIDLEAAAKAKPDPRATTQVPGGSAYPDKLRDQELPTSAFETIKATQHTLDQFKVVLTRPERVVAPFGNAINREMSTSWRGKETAAGTYREEVQGYLVNLTDEVNLIEKSTATLSGRSATIPVTVQNKLVQDVHHLVLRLHSTMPTRLKLGEGEGAADTNVPIKIRGGHSQSVKIPTTANANGKVLVTAQLFTEDNTPYGPPMHFTVRINEVTPTIMLVIAGGVLLLVLAGIKMYSQRKRAAARGEDPDDGTPDGGTPDDEDSEQPSDPTPDTGPESGEPSGPGEKVDR